Proteins found in one Salvia splendens isolate huo1 chromosome 10, SspV2, whole genome shotgun sequence genomic segment:
- the LOC121752392 gene encoding protein C2-DOMAIN ABA-RELATED 4-like, with product MAAGSPHTESPGHSPSPVLGHGHSPTHMVMDDLLGLLRIRIKRGLNLAVRDVRSSDPYVVVRMGHQRMKTRVIRKDVNPEWNEDLTLSVTDTEQPVLVEVYDHDTFSMDDSMGDAEFDIRPFVEALKTHPTGLPNGARIKTIQPCRSNCLVEESSVVWRDRKIMQDMCLRLKNVECGELQVQLQWIDLPGSKAF from the exons ATGGCTGCGGGTTCTCCACATACAGAATCTCCGGGGCATTCACCATCGCCGGTGTTGGGGCATGGACACAGTCCGACGCATATGGTGATGGATGATCTGTTGGGACTGCTTCGGATTCGTATCAAGCGAGGCCTTAATCTCGCTGTGCGCGACGTCAGAAGCAGCGATCCCTACGTTGTTGTCAGGATGGGCCACCAG AGGATGAAGACTCGAGTTATCAGAAAGGATGTAAATCCGGAATGGAATGAGGACTTGACACTTTCTGTTACGGATACCGAGCAGCCGGTTTTAGTTGAGGTATACGACCACGACACGTTCAGCATGGACGACTCCATGGGGGACGCGGAGTTTGACATACGGCCATTCGTGGAGGCCTTGAAGACGCACCCAACAGGGCTACCAAACGGGGCGAGGATCAAGACGATACAGCCCTGCCGGAGCAACTGCTTGGTGGAAGAGAGCAGTGTTGTCTGGAGGGATCGCAAGATTATGCAGGACATGTGCCTTAGACTAAAAAATGTTGAATGTGGTGAGCTCCAAGTTCAGCTCCAATGGATTGATCTTCCAGGCTCCAAAGCTTTCTAG
- the LOC121752391 gene encoding putative disease resistance RPP13-like protein 3, whose product MAETAEKERERCLMADAAVEFFLENLKQLLVHHVNLIKDVKSDLEKLENDLRLFKAFLKDSLKKRRKDAVLRELGRQIKSVVNEAEDVIDTFVTQAAHNRNKNLIFKIWSSRIDIAEQVGSVCRKIKDIYGDKSKFDIAFLNVDDGDPPEQLEAPILRKHNVVGFDDEAKTLMGFLAEETDQLDVISIIGMPGLGKTTLAGKIFHDQEIKYQFPVRIWVYVSQDFTNKDIFLSILKEFTKISEEISSKNNEELAGLVADHLADVKFLLVMDDVWAPADWEKLQIALPTNKRGKVLITSRQVEVGWYTNRLRGPHMLRFLNHNESCELLQLEVFGKREFPKELQFEGTEIAKRCGGLPLAIVVIGGILVKKFSANGDMGVIRRAWKKVIESFIAYLNLDTEKRMEKIISLSYEKLPSHLRECFLYVGMFPEDFEIPVWKLIRMWIAEGLIQRRDNISLEEIAESYLDDLINRNLVRAEKLKTDGRVKTCRVHDMLREFCITEAGNERDNFFQEVKMSNDGGFQPPVYEGYKCRRLCIHSEVSRFLMEKPKGPTVRSFVCFSKDEVPIQPEYISAIPANFKLLRVLEAKLIKFTKLPNELYQLVHLRYIVLALNSNPAVLPSAFSKLWNIQTLIVDTTSRTLNIKVDIMNMIQLRHFKTNASATLPKMGKNSKGGEQIQTLGTISPESCSEEVFSKARNLKKLGVRGKLAWLLENKKGSFDSLAKLGNLEKLKLINDIILCSETERQLRGLPPAYKFPTQLRSLTLCDTSLDWSHMKICRAKVPKKPGKKYLKIKYTVLKF is encoded by the exons ATGGCGGAAACtgcagagaaagagagagagaggtgtttAATGGCGGACGCAGCAGTTGAATTCTTCCTGGAAAACCTGAAGCAGCTACTGGTCCACCACGTGAATCTAATAAAAGATGTGAAGAGTGATCTGGAGAAGTTGGAGAACGATCTCCGTCTGTTCAAAGCCTTTCTCAAGGACTCCTTGAAGAAGCGGCGCAAGGACGCGGTGCTGCGCGAGCTTGGCCGACAAATTAAGAGCGTCGTCAACGAAGCTGAAGACGTAATTGATACCTTCGTTACGCAGGCCGCCcataatagaaataaaaatctcattttcaaaatttggtCATCAAGGATCGACATCGCCGAGCAAGTTGGCTCCGTCTGCCGGAAGATCAAAGATATCTACGGCGACAAGAGCAAATTTGATATCGCCTTCCTCAATGTCGACGACGGAGATCCGCCGGAGCAACTTGAG GCCCCCATACTTAGGAAACACAATGTGGTGGGTTTTGATGATGAGGCAAAAACTTTAATGGGATTTCTTGCTGAAGAAACTGATCAGCTTGATGTCATCTCCATTATTGGGATGCCTGGCCTTGGAAAGACTACACTTGCTGGTAAGATCTTTCATGATCAAGAGATCAAGTACCAGTTCCCAGTGCGCATATGGGTTTATGTCTCTCAAGATTTCACTAATAAAGATATCTTTCTTTCAATTTTGAAAGAGTTCACTAAGATATCTGAGGAGATTAGTAGCAAAAATAACGAGGAGTTGGCAGGTTTGGTGGCTGATCATCTGGCAGATGTGAAATTCTTACTAGTCATGGATGATGTATGGGCACCTGCAGATTGGGAAAAACTCCAAATTGCTTTACCGACCAATAAGAGGGGCAAGGTTTTGATTACCAGTAGGCAAGTGGAAGTGGGTTGGTATACTAATCGCCTAAGAGGTCCTCATATGTTGCGTTTCTTGAATCATAATGAGAGTTGTGAGCTTCTACAGTTGGAGGTATTTGGTAAACGCGAGTTCCCTAAAGAGCTGCAGTTTGAAGGAACAGAAATAGCTAAAAGATGTGGTGGGTTGCCACTTGCAATAGTAGTCATAGGAGGCATTCTTGTAAAGAAGTTTTCAGCCAACGGTGATATGGGTGTCATTAGACGAGCCTGGAAGAAAGTTATCGAAAGTTTCATTGCATATCTAAATCTTGACACCGAGAAACGAATGGAAAAGATCATATCATTGAGTTACGAAAAGTTACCTTCTCACTTGAGAGAATGCTTTCTCTATGTGGGAATGTTTCCTGAAGACTTTGAGATCCCCGTGTGGAAACTGATTCGAATGTGGATTGCTGAAGGTTTGATACAACGAAGGGATAATATTAGTTTGGAGGAAATTGCAGAAAGCTATCTGGATGATCTTATCAATAGGAACCTAGTTAGAGCTGAGAAGTTGAAAACTGATGGTAGAGTTAAAACTTGTCGTGTTCATGATATGCTACGTGAATTCTGCATAACTGAAGCTGGAAATGAAAGGGATAATTTCTTTCAAGAAGTCAAGATGTCCAATGATGGAGGTTTTCAACCACCAGTTTATGAAGGGTACAAGTGTCGCCGTCTTTGCATTCATTCTGAAGTATCTAGATTTCTCATGGAAAAACCTAAAGGTCCGACTGTCCGCTCATTTGTTTGTTTCTCCAAGGACGAAGTCCCCATTCAACCAGAATACATATCAGCCATTCCTGCTAATTTTAAGCTGCTAAGAGTTTTAGAGGCCAAGCTGATCAAATTCACTAAACTTCCGAATGAGTTGTACCAATTGGTTCACTTAAGGTACATTGTCCTGGCACTCAATTCAAACCCAGCAGTGCTTCCTTCAGCCTTCTCAAAGCTTTGGAACATCCAAACTCTCATAGTCGACACAACATCTCGTACCCTTAATATTAAAGTGGATATTATGAACATGATCCAGTTAAGGCATTTCAAGACTAACGCATCTGCTACTTTACCCAAGATGGGAAAAAATAGCAAGGGAGGTGAGCAGATTCAAACACTCGGAACAATCTCACCAGAGAGTTGTAGTGAAGAAGTTTTTAGCAAGGCTCGGAATTTGAAGAAATTGGGCGTTCGTGGAAAGCTAGCCTGGCTTTTGGAAAACAAGAAAGGGTCCTTTGATAGTTTAGCGAAATTAGGTAATCTTGAAAAGCTGAAGCTGATAAATGATATCATCCTATGTTCAGAAACAGAGCGCCAACTGCGTGGCCTTCCTCCGGCTTATAAATTTCCGACACAATTGAGGAGCCTGACACTATGTGATACTTCTCTCGACTGGTCTCATATGAAG ATATGTCGAGCAAAGGTTCCGAAGAAACCAGGGAAGAAATACCTGAAGATAAAGTATACTGTGTTGAAGTTCTGA